The nucleotide sequence ACCGCGGCGGCGCCGGCCGGATGGTCCCCTTCGACGCTGTCGCAGCCCGCGTCGACCACACGGTTGGCCAGCACCACCGGGAACCGGCGGGCCGCCAGGTCCGCGACCTCGGCGGAGCCTTCGACCGCGGCGGTGAACACGATGCCGTCGACCCGCTGCTGGAGCAGCAGCTCGACCGAACCGGCGTTCTGCAGCAGCATGTGCTGCCCCCGGGCGGCGACGGCGGCGGCGATCTCTTCGAGGAACTCCGGGTAGAACGGGTTGGTGAGGTCTGACACGACCACCCCGACCAACCCGGTCCGGCTGGTCACCATGCTGCGGGCGGCGGCGTTCGGGGTGTAGCCGAGCTCCCGGCTGATCGCCAGGATCCGGTCGCGGGTGGCCGCCGCGACCCGGCCGCCGTTGAGCGCACGCGACACCGTCGCCTGCGAGGTGCCCGCCGCCCGCGCGATGTCGACGCTGGTGGGCGGGCGTCCGCGACCGCCCGGCTTCGCCATGCCGGTCAGTCTCGCACGCCCCCGAACGCGTGATCTGTCCACGTCAGCGACCCGCCGGTGTGGGCGGCCGTGCGGATGTCGCCGGAGCGGGCGTGCCCCTCGAACAGCTCGACCCGCGACGCGCGGCCGCAGACCTCGCCGAGCAGGGCGCTGGACGCCGGGTCGGTGATCTCCTGGTACGTCACCGTCTTGAGGTACTTCCCGACCCACAGCCCGCCGGTGTAGCGAGCCGCACCGCGCGTCGGCAGCACGTGGTTGGTGCCGATGACCTTGTCGCCGTACGACACCGTCGTCAGCGCGCCGAGGAACAGGCTGCCGTAGTTGCGCAGCCGCGACAGCGCCGCCCGCGGGTTCGCCGTCAGCACCTCGACGTGCTCGAACGCCCGCTCGTCGACCAGCGCGTACGCCTCGTCCAGCGAGGAGGCGACGTGCACCTCGCCGTAGTCGCGCCAGGCCGGCTCGGCCATGTCCTTCGTCGGCATGCCGGGCAGGATCTCCTCGACGTGCGCGATCGCCGCCCGCGCCACCGATTCGCTGGTCGTGATGAGGACGGCGGGCGAGTCCGGCCCGTGCTCGGCCTGCGACAGCAGGTCGACGGCGACGGTGAACGGGTCGGCGGTCTCGTCGGCGAGCACCAGGATCTCCGTCGGCCCGGCGAACAGGTCCAGCCCGACCCGGCCGTAGAGCTGCTTCTTCGCCTCCGCGACGTACGCGTTGCCCGGCCCGGCGACGAGGTCGACCGGCGGGACCGTCTCGGTGCCCAGCGCGAGCGCGCCGATCGC is from Jiangella alkaliphila and encodes:
- the hisD gene encoding histidinol dehydrogenase: MRTLKDRSAAVDRSADAAAVTATVARMLAEIETGGDAAVRTYSEQLDSWSPPSFRLSGEEIEKIVATVPEQALEDIRFAQAQVRGFAERQLASLREFEVETLPGVFLGQKHLPIASVGAYIPGGRYPLTASAHMTIVTAKVAGVPRVAACTPPIRGEIPAATIAAMSLAGADEIYLLGGVQAIGALALGTETVPPVDLVAGPGNAYVAEAKKQLYGRVGLDLFAGPTEILVLADETADPFTVAVDLLSQAEHGPDSPAVLITTSESVARAAIAHVEEILPGMPTKDMAEPAWRDYGEVHVASSLDEAYALVDERAFEHVEVLTANPRAALSRLRNYGSLFLGALTTVSYGDKVIGTNHVLPTRGAARYTGGLWVGKYLKTVTYQEITDPASSALLGEVCGRASRVELFEGHARSGDIRTAAHTGGSLTWTDHAFGGVRD
- a CDS encoding LacI family DNA-binding transcriptional regulator, whose protein sequence is MAKPGGRGRPPTSVDIARAAGTSQATVSRALNGGRVAAATRDRILAISRELGYTPNAAARSMVTSRTGLVGVVVSDLTNPFYPEFLEEIAAAVAARGQHMLLQNAGSVELLLQQRVDGIVFTAAVEGSAEVADLAARRFPVVLANRVVDAGCDSVEGDHPAGAAAVVDHLAELGHRRIAVLAGLPGASTSARRLDGIGRRLAERGLPPPDVRETGFDYDRAVDAATDLLTAAAPPTAIVGLNDQVAFAVLNAAAALGVAVPGELSVAGFDDVRQAAWPTLGLTTVRQPLAAMAARSVALLNERIDEPGLPPRHEVLPADLIVRRTTGPVRT